In Mustela lutreola isolate mMusLut2 chromosome 1, mMusLut2.pri, whole genome shotgun sequence, one genomic interval encodes:
- the CSTF3 gene encoding cleavage stimulation factor subunit 3 isoform X2, which yields MIFQMSQIKAKNYDKVEKLFQRCLMKVLHIDLWKCYLSYVRETKGKLPSYKEKMAQAYDFALDKIGMEIMSYQIWVDYINFLKGVEAVGSYAENQRITAVRRVYQRGCVNPMINIEQLWRDYNKYEEGINIHLAKKMIEDRSRDYMNARRVAKEYETVMKGLDRNAPSVPPQNTPQEAQQVDMWKKYIQWEKSNPLRTEDQTLITKRVMFAYEQCLLVLGHHPDIWYEAAQYLEQSSKLLAEKGDMNNAKLFSDEAANIYERAISTLLKKNMLLYFAYADYEESRMKYEKVHSIYNRLLAIEDIDPTLVYIQYMKFARRAEGIKSGRMIFKKAREDTRTRHHVYVTAALMEYYCSKDKSVAFKIFELGLKKYGDIPEYVLAYIDYLSHLNEDNNTRVLFERVLTSGSLPPEKSGEIWARFLAFESNIGDLASILKVEKRRFTAFKEEYEGKETALLVDRYKFMDLYPCSASELKALGYKDVSRAKLAAIIPDPVVAPSIVPVLKDEVDRKPEYPKPDTQQMIPFQPRHLAPPGLHPVPGGVFPVPPAAVVLMKLLPPPICFQGPFVQVDELMEIFRRCKIPNTVEEAVRIITGGAPELAVEGNGPVESNAVLTKAVKRPNEDSDDDEEKGAVVPPVHDIYRARQQKRIR from the exons ATAAAAGCTAAAAATTATGACAAGGTTGAAAAG CTATTTCAGAGATGCCTTATGAAGGTTTTGCACATTGATTTATGGAAGTGTTATCTTTCATATGTTCGAGAAACCAAGGGTAAACTGCCAAGTTacaa agaaaaaatggCTCAAGCATATGACTTTGCACTAGATAAAATTGGAATGGAAATTATGTCTTATCAG aTTTGGGTGGATTACATCAATTTCTTAAAAGGCGT GGAAGCTGTTGGGTCTTATGCAGAAAATCAGAGAATAACAGCTGTCCGAAGAGTTTATCAACGAGGTTGTGTTAATCCAATGATCAACATTGAACAACTCTGGAGAGACTATAACAAGTATGAAGAG GGTATCAATATTCATTTAGCTAAAAAAATGATTGAAGATCGGAGTCGAGATTACATGAATGCTAGACGTGTAGCAAAG GAATATGAGACAGTAATGAAAGGTTTGGACCGCAATGCTCCCTCAGTGCCTCCTCAGAATACTCCCCAAGAAGCCCAGCAGGTGGATATGTGGAAGAAATACATACAGTGGGAAAAGAGCAACCCTCTTCGTACAGAAGATCAGACGCTTATCACAAAAAGAG TTATGTTTGCTTATGAACAGTGCCTGCTTGTACTCGGCCATCACCCTGATATTTGGTATGAAGCTGCCCAGTATCTTGAGCAGTCAAGTAAACTGCTTGCAGAAAAGGGG gatATGAATAATGCCAAATTATTTAGTGATGAAGCTGCTAATATATATGAAAGAGCTATAAGCACTTTATTAAAGAAGAATATGCTTCTTTATTTTGCATATGCAGATTATGAAGAG AGTCGCATGAAGTATGAGAAAGTTCACAGTATATATAACAGACTTCTGGCAATTGAGGATATTGACCCAACCTTG GTATATATCCAATATATGAAATTTGCAAGAAGAGCAGAAGGTATCAAATCTGGaagaatgatatttaaaaaagcaagagaagatACCAGAACCCGCCACCACGTCTATGTTACTGCAGCACTCATGGAGTATTACTGTAGTAAG GACAAATCTGTTGCCTTTAAGATTTTTGAGCTGGGTCTAAAGAAATATGGAGACATTCCAGAATATGTCTTGGCCTATATTGACTATCTTTCCCACCTGAATG AGGACAATAATACCCGAGTTTTGTTTGAACGAGTCTTAACCTCTGGAAGCCTTCCTCCTGAGAAGTCTGG AGAAATCTGGGCCCGATTTCTAGCTTTTGAAAGTAACATTGGTGATCTAGCTAGCATACTCAAAGTGGAGAAAAGACGGTTTACAGCATTCAAAGAAGAGTATGAAGGCAAAGAAACAGCTTTACTGGTGGATAGATATAAGTTCATGGACTTATATCCTTGCTCCGCAAGTGAACTAAAAGCACTTGGTTATAAG GATGTCTCCCGTGCTAAGCTAGCAGCTATCATTCCAGACCCAGTGGTAGCTCCTTCTATAGTGCCTGTTCTGAAAGATGAAGTGGATAGAAAACCAGAATACCCTAAACCAGACACTCAGCAGATGATTCCATTTCAGCCACGACATTTAGCAC CACCCGGCTTGCACCCTGTTCCCGGGGGCGTTTTCCCGGTGCCGCCTGCAGCCGTCGTTCTAATGaaacttctccctcctcccatctGCTTCCAG GGTCCTTTTGTACAAGTGGATGAACTGATGGAAATTTTCCGAAGATGCAAGATACCAAATA CTGTCGAGGAGGCCGTGCGGATCATCACGGGCGGCGCCCCGGAGCTGGCGGTGGAGGGCAACGGCCCGGTGGAGAGCAACGCCGTACTCACCAAAGCGGTCAAGAGGCCCAACGAAGATTCCGACGACGACGAAGAAAAGGGCGCCGTCGTTCCCCCCGTTCATGACATCTACAGAGCGCGGCAGCAGAAGCGAATTCGGTGA